A region of the Parafrankia irregularis genome:
CCCGCGGCCTGGAGGCCAAGGCGCTGGCCCGCGGGCGGACCAGCCAGGAGAAGTCGGACGCCCTGCTGGCGCGGATCACGACCACCGACAGCCCGGCCGACTTCGCCGGCGTCGACCTCGTCATCGAGGCGGTCTTCGAGTCGATGCCGCTCAAGCAGGAGGTGTTCCGCGAGATCCAGGAGATCGTGGAGCCCGACGCGGTGCTCGGCTCGAACACCTCCACCCTGCCGATCACCCTCATCGCCGGCGGGGTCAAGCGCGAGAACGCGTTCATCGGCATCCACTTCTTCAGCCCCGTCGACAAGATGCCGCTCGTCGAGATCGTCCGCGGTGAGCAGACCAGCGACGAGACGCTCGCCCGGGTCTTCGACTACGTGCGGCAGATCCGCAAGACGCCCATCGTGGTCAACGACTCGCGGGGCTTCTTCACCTCACGGGTGATCGGCAAGTTCATCGCCGAGGCCATCGCCGCCGTCGGCGAGGGTGTCGACCCGGCGAGCATCGAGCAGGCGGCCACCCAGGCCGGCTACCCGGTCGGCGCGCTGCAGCTGCAGGACGAGCTGACCCTCACCCTCACCCAGAAGATCCGCATCGAGACCCGTGAGGCGGAGGAGGCCGCGGGCCGCGTCTGGGACCTGCATCCGTCCGAGCCGGTCATCGACTGGATGGTCGAGCAGGGGCGGGCCGGGCGCCGCCAGGGCTCCGGCTGGTACGACTACGACGACTCCGGACGGCGCCTGGGCATCTGGGCCGGCGTGCGCCAGCAGTTCGGCTCCGGCCGGACCGTCCTGCCACTGAAGGACCTGCAGGAGCGGATGCTGTTCGCCGAAGCGCTCGACACGATCGACTGCCTCGACAACGGCGTGCTCACCAGCGTCCCCGACGCCAACATCGGTTCCCTCTACGGCATCGGGTTCCCCGCCTGGACCGGCGGTGTGCTGCAGTACGTCAACCAGTACGACGGCGGGCTGGCCGGCTTCGTCGCCCGGGCCCGCGAGCTCGCCGCCGCCTACGGCGACCGCTTCGAACCGCCGGCGTCGCTGGTCGAGCGGGCCGAGCGCGGGGACGAGTACCGGTGACCGCGGTGCCCGCACCGGTGAAGGCGATGCCGCTGCCGGTGCCCGGAACGCCGGAGTCGGTGGCCCCGACGCCCCGGCTGCGCACCCGCATCACGGAGCTGCTCTGCATCGAGCATCCCGTGGTGCAGGGCGGGATGATGTGGGTCGGCCGGGCCGAGCTCGCCGCGGCCGTGTCCGAGGCCGGTGGCCTCGGCATCGTCACCGCGCTCACCCAGCCGACGCCGGCCGATCTCGCCGCCGAGATCGCGCGGACCCGCAGGCTCACCGACAAGCCGTTCGGCGTCAACCTGACGATCCTGCCGTCGATCAACCCGCCGCCCTACGACGAGTACCGGCGCGCGATCGTCGACTCCGGCGTCACGATCGTCGAGACGGCGGGGTCCAGCCCCGAGCCGCACATGGACTTCTTCCACGAGCACGGCGTCCGGGTGATCCACAAGTGCACCAGCGTGCGGCACGCGGTGAAGGCCGAGCGGGTCGGTGTCGCCGCGGTGTCGATCGACGGCTTCGAATGCGCCGGCCACCCGGGCGAGGACGACATCCCCGGCCTCATCCTGGTGCCGGCCGCCGCCGACGCGCTGACCATCCCGTTCCTCGCCTCCGGCGGATTCGCCGACGGGCGGGGGCTCGCCGCCGCGCTGGCCCTCGGCGCCGACGGCATCAACATGGGCACCAGGTTCATGTGCAGCGAGGAGTCGCCCATCGCCGAGGCGGTCAAGCGCCGCATCGTCGAGGCGACCGAGCTCGACACCGAGCTGATCTTCCGCTCGCTGCGCAACACCGCGCGGGTCGCCCGCAACTCGGTCAGCGTCGAGGTCGTGCGGATCCTCGCCGACGGCGGGACGTTCCCGGATGTCCAGGGGCTCGTCGCGGGCTCCCGTGGCCGCAGGGTGTTCGACGACGGGGACCTGGAGGCCGGCATCTGGACCGCCGGCCTCGTCCAGGGCCTCATCCACGACGTGCCACCGGCGGGGGAGATCGTCACCCGCATCGTCCGTGAGGCGTACGAGACCCTCCACGCGACCGTGGCGAAGTTCCGCGCCTGACCGGCCCGTCACCGGCTGCCCGCGAACCGCGGGGCTCCGCGGGGATCCGCCACCCGCGGAGCC
Encoded here:
- a CDS encoding NAD(P)H-dependent flavin oxidoreductase; this translates as MPLPVPGTPESVAPTPRLRTRITELLCIEHPVVQGGMMWVGRAELAAAVSEAGGLGIVTALTQPTPADLAAEIARTRRLTDKPFGVNLTILPSINPPPYDEYRRAIVDSGVTIVETAGSSPEPHMDFFHEHGVRVIHKCTSVRHAVKAERVGVAAVSIDGFECAGHPGEDDIPGLILVPAAADALTIPFLASGGFADGRGLAAALALGADGINMGTRFMCSEESPIAEAVKRRIVEATELDTELIFRSLRNTARVARNSVSVEVVRILADGGTFPDVQGLVAGSRGRRVFDDGDLEAGIWTAGLVQGLIHDVPPAGEIVTRIVREAYETLHATVAKFRA